The Littorina saxatilis isolate snail1 linkage group LG15, US_GU_Lsax_2.0, whole genome shotgun sequence genome contains a region encoding:
- the LOC138949451 gene encoding uncharacterized protein, which yields MASPHNAVIKGTPSQETHKEDNVTALGKPSQGTHNKDIVKTLSKPSQETHNKDNVKTLSKPSQGTHKEDNVTAGAKQPQPPLATDRYMIYYCKGVCGGWADRLRGIIIAYVIANLTNRRFGIRILDIPCPLSEFLLPAEVPWDLPDSLDLKSDAKMYSRLDYGAFYNSMPSVNFSEVFTARVALFKANLDYFTLLKKNALYEKQLQWMRPLTNDQIFARIFHQLFRPAPRVARALQSVLALAKPSPDHRLLCAHVRFASNSEMLRDSERRHTTAHGHTVLRFLQSLDPASPLYNVTTATAALPPSNANATANAALPPSNATATAALPPSHAKADSYRFFVTSDSNVYNDQAGEVFGARFVRTSGQFMLFAEVLQLINTYCVRFERYDSKKAQAEPSFK from the coding sequence ATGGCGTCACCACACAATGCCGTCATAAAGGGAACTCCGTCACAAGAGACCCACAAGGAAGACAACGTCACAGCGCTGGGTAAACCGTCACAAGGGACCCACAACAAAGACATCGTCAAAACGCTGAGTAAACCGTCACAAGAGACCCACAACAAAGACAACGTCAAAACGCTGAGTAAACCGTCACAAGGGACCCACAAGGAAGACAACGTGACAGCGGGGGCAAAGCAGCCACAGCCCCCTCTGGCCACAGACCGATACATGATCTACTACTGCAAGGGGGTATGCGGCGGCTGGGCCGACCGGCTCAGGGGAATCATAATTGCTTACGTCATCGCTAACCTGACCAATCGGCGGTTCGGGATAAGGATCCTCGACATCCCGTGCCCGCTCAGCGAGTTCCTGTTGCCCGCTGAGGTGCCCTGGGATTTGCCCGACTCACTGGACTTGAAGTCTGACGCCAAGATGTACAGCAGGCTCGACTACGGGGCGTTCTACAACAGCATGCCGTCCGTCAACTTCAGCGAGGTGTTCACAGCACGCGTGGCTCTCTTCAAGGCCAACCTGGACTACTTCACCCTGCTGAAGAAGAACGCGCTGTACGAGAAACAGTTGCAGTGGATGCGGCCCCTCACCAACGACCAGATCTTCGCGCGGATCTTCCACCAGCTGTTCAGACCGGCCCCGCGTGTGGCCCGCGCTCTGCAGTCTGTGCTCGCCTTAGCCAAACCCTCCCCGGACCACAGACTTCTGTGTGCGCACGTACGCTTCGCCAGCAACTCCGAGATGTTGCGGGATTCTGAGAGGCGGCACACCACGGCCCACGGCCACACCGTGCTGCGCTTTCTGCAGAGTCTTGACCCCGCCAGTCCCCTCTACAACGTCACCACCGCCACCGCCGCCCTTCCCCCTTCCAACGCCAACGCCACCGCCAATGCCGCCCTCCCCCCTTCCAACGCCACCGCCACTGCcgccctccctccttcccacgcCAAGGCAGACAGCTACCGTTTCTTCGTCACGTCCGACTCCAACGTGTACAATGACCAGGCGGGGGAGGTGTTTGGTGCGCGCTTCGTCCGAACCAGTGGTCAGTTCATGCTGTTCgccgaagttttacagttgatCAATACATATTgtgtccgttttgaaagatatgattcgaagaaggcacaagcagagccatcttttaagtag